Genomic DNA from Candidatus Kaiserbacteria bacterium:
AGGAAGCGCGCATGTCGGTATACTGTGGGCGAAGTTCCTTAGGAGGAATGAGTGAGAGGAGTTCTTTCTTTGTGCGCGCCATGAGCATCCCTACTCCTGCCCAGGTCGCGTGGATGCCGTATTTTGTAAAGAGTGCGAGGGTGCGTGGAATAGCGGTGCGCTCACCTTTAATACGCGCACCGTATTCTTCGAGCGTCGTCTTATCAAACATCCCCCAGAAAAGTTCCAAGTCGATAGATACTACAAAAAAACCGTGTTTTTCCTCCATATCCTGTAACTATACCTGTAGGAGGGCTGTTTTAAAAGAGGTTATTCAGGCATACTATTTTTATGAAGATTCTTATTGCAACAGGACTCTATACACCTGACATCGGTGGCCCTGCAACATACACGCGTTTCCTGGAGCGGGTGCTTCCCGCGCGCGGTTTTTCTCTTACGGTCGTTTCATTTGGCGAAGTGAGACATCTACCAAAAATAATTCGACATCTTGCCTACCTTTGGAAACTTTTGCGTGCGGGGTGGGAAGTGGATGTTATCTATGCACTTGATACGGTGAGTGTGGGTCTGCCTGCGACTATTGCAAGTATCATACTCAGGACACCACTCTATGTGCGTGTGCCAGGGGACTATGCCTGGGAGCAGGGGCAACAGCGTTTTGGTGTAACGAGCACGCTTGACGAGTTTCAGCACGAGTGTACGCGCCACTCTAAAGAGGTGCGCGCACTTGTATTCATCCAAGCGTGGGTAGTGCATCACGCAACACGTGTGGTGGTGCCGAGTGAGTATATGCGAAGTCTCGTGATGGGATGGGAAATAGCTTCAGAGAAAATCATTCGCGTATATAGTGCGCTTAGCCCCATTATACTTTCTGAGACACGAGAGTCACTTCGTCAAAAATATAACTACACGGGAGTGGTGGTGACTACCGCAGCACGTTTGGTGCCGTGGAAAGGGATTGTGGGGCTTTGTGAGGCTGTCCTTGCTCAGAGAGGACAAGGAATGAATGTCTCTCTAGAAATCATCGGGGATGGTGTTCTACGAGATGCACTCGAAGTATTTATCAAAAAACACAATGCATATACGTATATAACGCTTCGCGGAAGTGTGGGAAAACAGGAACTATGGGAACGGGTGAAGGCATCAGATGTGTTCGTGCTCAATACCGCATATGAAGGTCTCTCGCACCAACTCCTTGAAGTGATGAATATTGGCACACCAATTATTACGACACCAGTAGGTGGAAACGTGGAGTTAATTACTCATGGGAAAGAGGGACTCCTCGTGGCACATAATGATGTGCAGGCGATTGGAGAAGCTATTACACGTCTCACGAATGACACACTTCTTTGCGAGCACATAACGCGCGCGGCGCGTACAAAGGTTGGGCAGTTTCGCGAAGTGGTGATTGCCGAAGAAGTAGTCCGATTATTTTCATAGTATATGCATGTACTTACCATTAGTCTGGGAAGAAATATTCTTCGAGAAGGACGCGAGCAAGAGCGAATGAAACTCTATGCGGCGCACCTCTCGCAACTTTCTATTATTGTGCTCACGCGAAAGGAACATGGATATACCGATGTGGTAGAGGAAGGGAATCTTCATGTGTACCCTACCAATTCTCGTAATCGCTTCATGATGCTCGTGGATGCCTTTCGTATTGGATTTCGAGTTTTGCGTGTGAAAGACACTGATACTGCGCGTGTAGTTTCTGCGCAAGACCCGCTCCTCATTGGGTGGTTTGCATGGGTGCTTTCTCAAGTGTGTGATGCACATTTTCATGTGCAGGTGCATGGAGATTATTTTGGAAGCGGGTGGAGTGGACGCTCGCCTGTCAAGCGCATTCAACTATTTCTTGCTTTGTTACTGCTTCGGCGTGCGCCGTTTATCCGTGTCGTTTCAAAGCGTATCAAAGACTCGCTTACACAACGTGGTATTCCTGCAAAGAAAATCACGGTGTTGCCTATCCGCCCGGAACTTGAGGCATTTCTTCCGTATACGCATGTGGTGCGCACCACACCCCCGTACACGTTTCTTTTTATAGGGCGCCTCGCGCCGGAGAAAGATATTCTCCGAATCGTGCGTGCATTTGCACTCGTACACCGAGAGCATCCCCTGACGCACCTCCGTATTGTGGGTGAGGGAAGCGAGCGAGCGCGTATTCTTGGACTCGTGACATCGCTTGGGGTACGTGACGCAATCACACTTCTTCCATGGACTGATGCGGTAGGAAAAGAAATGGCAGAAGCAGACATATTTCTTCTTGCATCGCTCCACGAAGCATATGCACTTACCCTTGTCGAAGCAATGGCAGTTGGACTTCCCCTCATTACCACTGACGTGGGGTGTGTTGGCGAGGTGGTACAGGACGGGATCCACGGACTCGTCGTGCATGAAATGGATGATGAGGCGTATGCTGAGGCGATGATACATATGATACGGGATACTGCTTTTCGCACGCAGTGTGGTACAAACGGAAAAGAAACTGCGCGAGCGCTTAGTGAATCCACGGCAGAGGAATACGCAAAAGCGTGGGTAACCGCATTAAAGCCGGTCTCGTAGCGGGTATACTATCTACATGTCAAATCAGGAAGACGATACACTCAATCCATCAAAACGTGCTGCTTCGCACCTCAATACGATACTCGATGCATCAGCTGATGTATCGGACGAGGTGGTGATTGTTGATGAGCGTGTTGCGGAGCGCGTGCGTGTGCGTGCCGAGGAGGCAGCAATACCAGAACCTGAAGAGGAAATTGTACCCGAACTTCCTTCGGTGAAACTTACCGAAGCACGCAAGGAGGAGTCGGTCTTGGTACATACGGAGATACGTCAGTCTACTCGATTGCTTCTTATCACCAAGGATATCCATGTCCGCGATGAGGGAAGTGAAATACACAGACGCATCACCGATTTACGAAATCGATTTTTGGAGATTCATATTGTACTTATTAATAGTGTGGACCCTGATTCCGACATCGATACCGATACTGCAACAGAGCGCCTTTTTGAAAATGTATGGCTCTATCCCACTAATTCATCAGCACCATGGAAATGGTGGTTTCAGGCGTATAGTATTATAAAATCGCAGCTTGAGTTTAGTGGTGGTTTCAGGGCAGATATTGTGATTGCTGATGATCCGGCTGTGGCGGGTATGGTGGGGTGGTATGTGAGTCGGAAATATAAACGACCCTTTCTCCTGCATGTACAAGAAGACTTTTTTGATAAGGAATT
This window encodes:
- a CDS encoding glycosyltransferase family 4 protein, yielding MKILIATGLYTPDIGGPATYTRFLERVLPARGFSLTVVSFGEVRHLPKIIRHLAYLWKLLRAGWEVDVIYALDTVSVGLPATIASIILRTPLYVRVPGDYAWEQGQQRFGVTSTLDEFQHECTRHSKEVRALVFIQAWVVHHATRVVVPSEYMRSLVMGWEIASEKIIRVYSALSPIILSETRESLRQKYNYTGVVVTTAARLVPWKGIVGLCEAVLAQRGQGMNVSLEIIGDGVLRDALEVFIKKHNAYTYITLRGSVGKQELWERVKASDVFVLNTAYEGLSHQLLEVMNIGTPIITTPVGGNVELITHGKEGLLVAHNDVQAIGEAITRLTNDTLLCEHITRAARTKVGQFREVVIAEEVVRLFS
- a CDS encoding glycosyltransferase family 4 protein, producing the protein MHVLTISLGRNILREGREQERMKLYAAHLSQLSIIVLTRKEHGYTDVVEEGNLHVYPTNSRNRFMMLVDAFRIGFRVLRVKDTDTARVVSAQDPLLIGWFAWVLSQVCDAHFHVQVHGDYFGSGWSGRSPVKRIQLFLALLLLRRAPFIRVVSKRIKDSLTQRGIPAKKITVLPIRPELEAFLPYTHVVRTTPPYTFLFIGRLAPEKDILRIVRAFALVHREHPLTHLRIVGEGSERARILGLVTSLGVRDAITLLPWTDAVGKEMAEADIFLLASLHEAYALTLVEAMAVGLPLITTDVGCVGEVVQDGIHGLVVHEMDDEAYAEAMIHMIRDTAFRTQCGTNGKETARALSESTAEEYAKAWVTALKPVS